In the Chroococcidiopsis sp. SAG 2025 genome, one interval contains:
- the crtE gene encoding geranylgeranyl diphosphate synthase CrtE produces the protein MVAADNLQMPHNEAPFDLSAYLKQRQVEVEAALESSIRVTYPEKIYEAMRYSLLAGGKRLRPILCLATCEMAGGTVNMAMPTACALEMIHTMSLIHDDLPAMDNDDYRRGRLTNHKVYGDDIAILAGDGLLAYAFEYIATQTKNVPPERVLRAIAQLSHAVGAAGLVGGQVVDLESEGKSDVSADTLHFIHTHKTAALLEACVVSGGVLAGLEESDLQRLSRYAQNIGLAFQIIDDILDVTATAEELGKTAGKDLQAQKVTYPSLWGIEESRRQAQALIATAKEELTPFSKKAQPLIALADFITNRKN, from the coding sequence ATGGTAGCAGCGGATAACCTTCAGATGCCTCATAATGAAGCCCCGTTTGACCTCTCAGCTTACTTGAAACAACGCCAAGTAGAAGTTGAAGCGGCGCTGGAGAGTTCGATTAGAGTCACTTATCCAGAAAAAATCTACGAGGCAATGCGCTATTCGCTTCTAGCAGGAGGAAAGCGGTTACGTCCGATTCTCTGCTTGGCTACTTGCGAAATGGCAGGAGGCACGGTAAACATGGCAATGCCTACGGCTTGTGCCTTAGAAATGATCCATACGATGTCATTGATTCATGATGACTTACCAGCTATGGATAACGACGATTACAGACGCGGACGGCTGACAAATCACAAGGTTTATGGTGATGATATTGCGATCCTGGCTGGAGATGGTCTGTTGGCTTATGCCTTCGAGTATATTGCTACCCAGACTAAAAATGTACCACCAGAGCGCGTATTACGAGCGATCGCTCAGTTGAGTCACGCTGTTGGCGCGGCGGGGTTAGTTGGCGGTCAAGTTGTAGATTTGGAGTCAGAAGGCAAGTCAGACGTGAGCGCAGATACTTTGCACTTCATTCATACGCATAAAACCGCTGCACTACTAGAAGCTTGTGTTGTCAGTGGAGGTGTTTTGGCGGGGTTAGAAGAATCAGATTTGCAACGGCTGTCACGCTATGCTCAAAATATCGGACTTGCCTTCCAAATCATTGATGATATTTTAGATGTCACGGCGACAGCAGAGGAATTAGGCAAAACTGCTGGCAAAGATTTACAAGCGCAAAAAGTCACATATCCCAGCCTATGGGGTATAGAAGAATCCCGCCGCCAAGCACAAGCATTAATTGCTACAGCAAAGGAAGAACTAACTCCATTTAGCAAGAAGGCACAACCACTAATTGCTTTAGCTGACTTCATCACCAACCGCAAAAACTGA
- the folD gene encoding bifunctional methylenetetrahydrofolate dehydrogenase/methenyltetrahydrofolate cyclohydrolase FolD produces MNAKTAKILDGKALAQKIQTELTTLIQAQQPQIGRTPGLAVIMVGDNPASAAYVRNKERACTKVGIASFGKNFPADATQAEVAQAIQDLNQDERVDGILVQLPLPNHLDSVALLHQIDPNKDADGLHPVNMGRLVRGESGLRSCTPAGVIRMLQEYQISLQGKQAVVVGRSILVGKPLALMLLEADATVTIAHSRSHNLAAITQTADILIAAVGRPNMITAQMVKPDAVVIDVGINRIIDYEGNSRLVGDVDFESVQEVAELLTPVPGGVGPMTVAMLLHNTVWSYSQKVNG; encoded by the coding sequence ATGAACGCAAAAACAGCGAAGATACTAGATGGCAAAGCTTTAGCTCAAAAAATACAGACAGAGTTAACGACACTGATTCAGGCGCAACAACCGCAAATCGGAAGAACCCCAGGGCTAGCAGTAATCATGGTGGGGGATAATCCTGCTAGTGCTGCCTACGTGCGCAATAAAGAGCGGGCTTGTACTAAAGTAGGAATTGCTTCTTTTGGAAAGAATTTTCCTGCCGATGCTACCCAAGCAGAAGTCGCACAAGCGATTCAAGATTTAAACCAGGATGAAAGAGTAGATGGGATTCTCGTTCAACTACCATTACCCAATCATTTAGATTCTGTCGCTTTACTGCATCAAATTGACCCAAATAAAGACGCAGATGGATTGCATCCAGTGAATATGGGACGGTTGGTTAGGGGAGAATCGGGTTTACGCAGTTGTACCCCTGCTGGCGTAATACGGATGTTACAGGAATACCAAATTTCTTTGCAGGGTAAACAAGCCGTAGTCGTGGGGCGGAGTATTTTGGTTGGAAAGCCTCTAGCTTTGATGTTACTAGAAGCTGATGCAACAGTCACGATCGCCCACTCGCGATCGCATAACCTTGCAGCCATTACTCAAACAGCAGATATCCTCATTGCTGCTGTCGGTCGTCCTAACATGATTACTGCCCAAATGGTCAAACCTGACGCTGTAGTCATAGACGTGGGAATCAACCGCATTATCGACTACGAAGGTAACAGCCGCCTGGTTGGAGACGTAGATTTTGAGTCAGTGCAAGAAGTTGCCGAATTGCTGACCCCAGTTCCAGGTGGCGTTGGTCCTATGACAGTCGCCATGCTATTGCACAATACAGTCTGGAGCTATTCTCAAAAGGTTAATGGGTAA
- a CDS encoding NUDIX hydrolase encodes MTHQPVRVAIAILYRDNKFLFQLRDDIPNIVYPAHWGFFGGHLDPGETPHEAVIRELQEEITYFPPSISEVGCYSDPKVERHVFHAPLTVDLDQLVLKEGWDMALLTPEQIQHGSCYSPKADRILPLVPAARQIILDFLEVGTLRK; translated from the coding sequence ATGACTCATCAACCCGTTCGCGTGGCGATCGCTATCCTCTATCGTGACAATAAATTTCTCTTCCAGTTACGTGACGACATTCCTAATATTGTCTATCCTGCACACTGGGGCTTTTTTGGCGGACATCTCGACCCAGGCGAAACGCCACATGAGGCTGTAATTCGAGAATTACAGGAAGAAATTACTTATTTTCCCCCTTCTATATCTGAAGTCGGCTGTTACTCCGATCCTAAAGTAGAGCGCCATGTTTTCCACGCACCACTAACAGTAGATTTAGACCAACTCGTCTTAAAGGAAGGTTGGGATATGGCTTTATTAACTCCCGAACAAATTCAACACGGGAGTTGTTATTCACCCAAAGCCGATCGCATTTTACCTTTAGTCCCTGCGGCAAGACAAATTATTTTAGATTTTTTAGAAGTGGGGACGCTCAGGAAATAA
- a CDS encoding DMT family transporter, producing MITYIKLVLTAIIWGGTFVAGRIVVQTMEPFTAAFFRFAVASICLLILTQKIERRLYKLTRNQAILVILLGLTGVFSYNAFFFLGLQTVPASRAALIVALNPTFIALGAALFFREKFNSLKLLGITTSLTGAAIVISKGQIVNIFKGSIGWGEVFIFGCVLSWVAYTLIGKSVMKSLSPLAATTYACIIGAIALLIPALFEGITQDFMQFPLAAWLGIFYLGVLGSAIGFNWYYEGVVAIGAAKASIFINLVPVSAIAFAALLLQEPITVSLVLGGVLVVVGVFFTNKS from the coding sequence ATGATAACTTACATAAAATTAGTTTTAACCGCAATTATTTGGGGTGGCACGTTTGTGGCTGGTAGAATAGTCGTGCAAACTATGGAACCGTTTACAGCTGCTTTTTTTCGCTTTGCAGTTGCTTCAATTTGTTTGTTAATCTTGACGCAAAAGATTGAAAGACGCTTATATAAACTTACAAGAAATCAAGCTATTCTAGTAATTTTATTAGGCTTGACAGGGGTTTTTAGTTATAATGCTTTCTTTTTCCTTGGTTTGCAAACTGTCCCTGCTAGCCGCGCTGCTTTAATTGTGGCGCTCAACCCTACTTTTATCGCGCTTGGAGCTGCTCTATTTTTCAGGGAAAAATTTAACAGTCTCAAATTACTAGGAATTACGACTTCGCTAACGGGTGCAGCAATTGTCATTAGTAAAGGTCAAATTGTAAATATATTTAAAGGTAGTATCGGTTGGGGAGAAGTTTTTATTTTTGGCTGCGTCCTGAGCTGGGTAGCTTATACTCTGATTGGTAAATCAGTCATGAAATCTTTGTCTCCCTTAGCCGCTACTACATATGCTTGTATAATAGGTGCGATCGCGCTGTTAATTCCAGCTTTATTTGAGGGAATAACTCAAGACTTCATGCAGTTTCCTCTTGCTGCTTGGCTAGGAATTTTCTATCTAGGAGTTTTAGGTTCTGCAATTGGTTTTAACTGGTATTATGAAGGAGTGGTAGCAATTGGTGCTGCCAAAGCCTCAATTTTTATTAATTTAGTTCCCGTATCTGCGATCGCATTTGCTGCTTTATTATTGCAGGAACCGATTACTGTTAGTTTAGTTTTGGGTGGGGTTCTAGTTGTCGTCGGAGTCTTTTTTACAAATAAGAGTTAA
- a CDS encoding HEAT repeat domain-containing protein has translation MPILVHLTSHKNISRVTRSGILGHKTSICYELEEQQKYQLIAKAVYCLPVLQNHYLTHQWLRELKCSGQKNFVGVYFRLDSEELVWVGRYNQIHIQLTVDRAIALIMSRSDAQGYEIIIPRSIQSKEIHKIKYLPQVTGWRYSPAAHTNKPTCACPVCIPIGSIKSRKLRERIEPPEKTKNYSELIQELKSVTNSIVIPDILFQVHAIVQGGKKTKAEDLEFLLDCTDIEVLETLARILSAYRGKDAVDMLLELCTYTEDSVKEASATSLLKMLREEALVYLNQFQDDLVISKVVEAYKSDRTS, from the coding sequence ATGCCAATTTTAGTTCATTTGACTTCTCACAAAAATATTTCTAGAGTGACTCGTTCTGGAATACTCGGACATAAGACAAGCATTTGCTACGAACTAGAAGAACAACAAAAATACCAACTAATTGCAAAAGCTGTATATTGTTTACCAGTTTTACAAAACCACTATTTAACTCATCAATGGCTACGAGAACTCAAGTGCAGTGGACAAAAAAATTTTGTTGGTGTTTATTTTCGTCTCGATTCAGAAGAATTAGTTTGGGTAGGTCGTTATAATCAAATCCATATTCAATTAACTGTAGATCGTGCGATCGCTTTAATTATGAGTCGGTCAGATGCTCAAGGCTATGAAATTATCATACCTCGGTCTATTCAGAGTAAAGAAATACATAAAATTAAATATCTACCACAAGTTACAGGTTGGAGATATTCCCCAGCAGCGCATACCAATAAACCGACTTGTGCATGTCCCGTATGTATACCTATAGGTTCGATTAAATCGAGAAAGCTGAGGGAAAGAATAGAACCACCTGAGAAAACTAAAAACTATTCAGAACTGATACAAGAATTAAAATCAGTAACAAATAGTATTGTTATTCCAGATATTTTGTTTCAAGTCCATGCAATAGTTCAAGGGGGAAAGAAAACTAAAGCAGAAGATTTAGAATTTTTATTAGATTGCACGGATATCGAGGTTCTAGAAACACTGGCTCGCATTTTAAGTGCATATAGAGGTAAAGATGCTGTGGATATGTTATTAGAGTTATGCACTTACACAGAAGATTCTGTCAAAGAAGCAAGTGCAACTAGTTTATTAAAAATGCTTAGGGAAGAAGCACTAGTTTATTTGAACCAGTTTCAAGACGATCTGGTAATTAGTAAAGTTGTAGAAGCATATAAGAGCGATCGCACTTCGTAA
- the mutS gene encoding DNA mismatch repair protein MutS, translated as MKVPSTPTAAESQAPIQPCTDCRQIDKSKLSPMYKHYVEVKEKHPHSLLLYRCGDFFETFFQDAVIVSRELELVLTSKHGGEIGRVAMTGVPHHAWERYTTQLIEKGYAVVICDQVEDAAVAQGLVKREVTRILTPGTLLQDGMLKASRNNYLAAVTIAKNHWGLAYADISTGEFLATQGSNLEQLTQEILRLQPSEVLVPTKAPDVGALFRPGETSEHIPECLPPSFCYCLRSQSSFNTGEARQKLIQKFKVRSLEGFGCEDLPLAVSAAGGLLEYIEDTQKESDVPLQQLRTYAITDYLILDHQTRRNLEITQTVRDGTFIGSLLWALDKTTTAMGSRALKRWFLQPLLDIKGIRARQDTIQELAENSSLRHDLRQLLRQIYDLERLSGRAGSGTANARDLVALAESMLRLPELARLVTETRSPYLRTLQKFPSDLEQLGHKLRAQLVESPPIHLTEGNLIRPGINSQLDERRRLLEEDLQWVANFEIDEKARTGIPTLKVGHNDTFGYYISISRAKADQVPTNYIRKQTLKNEERYYTPELKEREARILTAEKDLYQLEYDIFTELRTEVGEQADAIRNVSRAIAAADVLCGFAEVAVYQGYCRPEIVSGREINIVDGRHPVVEKSIPAGFFVPNSTEIGSRDKRAEGAEGAEGTRETRGDKGDKGATTNYQLPTTNDQLPDLIILTGPNASGKSCYLRQVGLIQLMAQVGSFVPAKSAELGICDRIFTRVGAVDDLATGQSTFMVEMNETANILNHASARSLVLLDEIGRGTATFDGLSIAWAVAEYLATEIRARTIFATHYHELNELASILSNVANYQVTVKELPDRIIFLHQVQPGGADKSYGIEAGRLAGLPPVVIQRAKQVMTQIEQHSKIAIGLRESGSRE; from the coding sequence ATGAAAGTTCCTTCCACTCCGACTGCTGCTGAATCTCAAGCACCCATACAACCTTGTACTGACTGTCGGCAGATAGATAAAAGTAAGCTGTCGCCAATGTATAAGCATTATGTAGAAGTAAAAGAGAAGCATCCCCATTCTTTATTACTGTATCGGTGTGGAGATTTTTTTGAAACATTCTTTCAGGATGCAGTCATAGTCTCGCGGGAATTGGAACTCGTTCTCACCAGCAAACACGGTGGCGAAATTGGACGGGTGGCGATGACAGGCGTACCGCATCACGCTTGGGAACGATACACGACTCAGTTGATCGAAAAAGGGTATGCTGTCGTTATCTGCGATCAAGTTGAAGACGCAGCAGTTGCACAAGGTTTAGTCAAGCGTGAAGTGACGCGCATCCTGACTCCAGGGACTCTGCTGCAAGATGGAATGCTGAAAGCTAGTCGTAATAATTATCTCGCAGCAGTAACGATCGCCAAAAATCACTGGGGTTTAGCTTACGCAGACATCTCAACGGGAGAATTCTTAGCGACACAAGGGAGCAATTTAGAACAATTAACCCAAGAAATACTGCGACTACAACCATCTGAAGTTCTCGTTCCCACCAAAGCACCAGATGTAGGAGCATTATTTCGTCCAGGGGAAACATCAGAACACATTCCCGAATGCTTACCACCATCATTTTGTTACTGTTTGCGATCGCAATCTAGTTTTAACACGGGTGAAGCTAGACAAAAGTTAATTCAAAAGTTTAAAGTGCGATCGCTTGAAGGTTTTGGCTGTGAAGATTTACCCCTAGCCGTGAGTGCAGCGGGTGGATTATTAGAATATATCGAAGATACGCAAAAAGAAAGTGACGTTCCCCTGCAACAACTACGCACTTATGCAATTACCGACTACTTAATTCTCGATCATCAAACTCGCCGCAACTTGGAAATAACCCAAACCGTGAGAGATGGAACTTTTATCGGTTCACTATTATGGGCTTTGGATAAAACAACTACAGCAATGGGGAGTCGGGCTTTAAAACGATGGTTTTTGCAACCACTATTAGATATTAAAGGCATTCGAGCGCGGCAAGATACAATTCAAGAACTAGCAGAAAATAGTTCCTTGCGGCACGACTTGCGGCAGCTTTTACGCCAAATTTATGACTTAGAAAGACTTAGTGGTAGGGCTGGTTCGGGAACGGCAAATGCGAGAGACTTAGTTGCATTAGCAGAGTCAATGTTGCGCTTACCAGAATTAGCCAGGTTAGTCACAGAAACGCGATCGCCCTATCTCCGTACTTTACAAAAATTCCCCTCAGATTTAGAACAATTGGGGCATAAACTGCGCGCGCAATTAGTTGAATCTCCCCCCATCCACCTCACAGAAGGAAATTTAATTCGTCCTGGGATCAATTCTCAACTCGACGAAAGGCGGCGACTATTAGAAGAAGATTTGCAGTGGGTGGCTAATTTTGAAATTGATGAAAAAGCCAGAACGGGAATTCCGACATTAAAAGTCGGTCACAACGACACCTTTGGATACTATATCAGTATTTCTCGTGCCAAAGCCGACCAAGTTCCCACTAACTACATTCGCAAGCAAACTCTAAAAAACGAAGAACGCTACTACACGCCAGAATTAAAAGAAAGAGAAGCGCGTATCCTTACGGCTGAAAAAGATTTGTACCAGCTAGAGTACGATATTTTTACCGAACTGCGAACAGAAGTAGGAGAACAAGCCGACGCGATTCGTAACGTCTCCCGTGCGATAGCCGCAGCCGATGTCTTGTGTGGCTTTGCCGAAGTTGCAGTATATCAAGGTTATTGCCGTCCAGAAATTGTCTCAGGACGAGAAATTAACATCGTAGACGGGCGACATCCAGTTGTCGAAAAATCTATACCCGCAGGATTTTTTGTGCCTAATTCTACTGAAATAGGGAGCAGGGATAAGAGAGCTGAGGGAGCTGAGGGAGCTGAGGGGACAAGGGAGACAAGGGGGGACAAGGGGGACAAGGGAGCAACTACCAACTACCAACTACCAACTACCAATGACCAATTACCAGATTTAATCATTCTCACTGGTCCTAACGCCAGTGGTAAAAGCTGCTACTTACGCCAAGTTGGTTTGATTCAATTAATGGCACAAGTAGGGAGTTTTGTGCCTGCTAAATCGGCAGAATTGGGCATATGCGATCGCATTTTTACCCGCGTTGGTGCAGTAGACGACTTAGCAACGGGGCAATCTACATTTATGGTAGAAATGAACGAGACAGCAAATATCCTCAACCACGCTTCAGCAAGATCTTTAGTATTATTAGACGAAATTGGTAGAGGTACGGCAACATTTGACGGACTATCAATTGCTTGGGCAGTAGCAGAATATTTAGCTACAGAAATTCGCGCCCGCACAATTTTTGCTACCCACTACCACGAATTGAACGAACTCGCCTCAATTTTATCTAACGTAGCTAACTACCAAGTTACAGTCAAAGAATTGCCCGATCGCATTATTTTCTTACACCAAGTTCAACCAGGCGGAGCAGACAAATCCTACGGAATTGAAGCCGGAAGACTAGCAGGTTTACCCCCAGTTGTCATTCAACGCGCAAAACAAGTCATGACGCAAATCGAGCAACACAGTAAAATTGCGATCGGCTTAAGGGAAAGCGGGAGTAGGGAGTAG
- a CDS encoding metallophosphoesterase gives MLLFSGDPHGDFRPIIQAVETYSPAAAILLGDFDLERSLCEELEAIAAKTEIWFIPGNHDADRDEWYDNLFNSKLGDRNLHGRVVEIAGKRVAGLGGVFRGKIWMPPAAPKFSTQQDLLSTCSRGERWRDRIPRKHHVSIFWQQYQALRSQQADILVTHEAPSSHRYGFRALDDLAMAMGVKSIFHGHHHEHYRATIGNGIVVHGVGEAGVVDELGKVLIVGK, from the coding sequence ATGCTGTTGTTTAGTGGCGATCCACACGGGGATTTTCGACCGATTATTCAGGCAGTTGAAACCTACTCTCCCGCAGCAGCAATTTTGCTGGGGGATTTTGACTTGGAGCGATCGCTTTGCGAAGAACTAGAGGCGATCGCGGCAAAAACTGAGATCTGGTTTATTCCTGGCAATCACGATGCCGATCGCGACGAGTGGTATGATAATTTGTTCAATTCTAAGTTGGGCGATCGCAATCTTCACGGACGAGTTGTAGAAATTGCCGGGAAGCGCGTTGCTGGGTTGGGAGGAGTGTTTCGAGGCAAAATTTGGATGCCTCCAGCCGCACCTAAATTTTCGACTCAACAAGATCTACTATCTACTTGCAGTCGAGGCGAACGCTGGCGCGATCGGATTCCCCGCAAACATCACGTAAGCATATTTTGGCAACAATATCAAGCTTTACGTTCTCAACAGGCTGATATTTTAGTGACGCACGAAGCCCCATCTTCTCATCGCTACGGTTTTAGAGCGTTGGATGACTTAGCTATGGCAATGGGCGTAAAATCTATTTTTCACGGGCATCATCACGAACACTATAGGGCGACAATTGGGAACGGGATCGTCGTACATGGCGTAGGGGAGGCGGGGGTGGTGGATGAGCTGGGAAAGGTTTTAATTGTGGGAAAGTAG
- a CDS encoding GNAT family N-acetyltransferase, with translation MPSVLPQDSNVVIRPFQYRDLEAIERLYQESVETDNPDAVAELQKQLHWLHSWYWLLKFFRLFPNPLQYRFCLHVAEQHRQVQGTIQVCPFNRTRSTWRVERVAVTPQVRAQGIGSQLLRHCFESIREARTWLLEVNVNDKEALALYRQNGFQTLAQLTYWEIAPALLQELALGEPDLPNLLPIGNADAQLLYQLDTASMPPLVRQVFDRNADDFKTSLFGGLIEGVKQWLSKTEVVSGYVFEPQRKAAIGYFQVRLCRRGHQPHEATLTVHPAYTWLYPELLTQLARIAQDFPPQALRLASADYQPEREEYLQQIGADRIEHTLMMSRSVWHKLRESKLVSLEGMQWHEVLQGLQPARKPVPGGMSWAGQGKPAPETIQPSKPPSRTGQQNLPTEQIKYASQRADEIVQPTESTSPKTERESD, from the coding sequence ATGCCTTCAGTGCTTCCCCAAGACTCTAACGTTGTCATTCGTCCCTTCCAATACCGAGATTTGGAAGCAATAGAGCGGCTTTACCAAGAGTCGGTTGAAACGGATAATCCAGATGCTGTCGCCGAGCTGCAAAAGCAATTGCACTGGCTGCACAGTTGGTATTGGTTGCTGAAGTTCTTTCGCCTGTTTCCTAACCCCCTTCAATACCGATTCTGCCTTCATGTCGCGGAGCAACATCGCCAAGTTCAAGGCACGATCCAAGTCTGTCCTTTCAACCGCACTCGCAGTACGTGGAGAGTAGAGCGAGTCGCCGTTACTCCCCAAGTCCGCGCTCAAGGAATAGGCTCTCAACTGCTACGCCACTGTTTCGAGTCAATTCGAGAAGCTAGAACATGGCTGTTAGAAGTCAATGTCAATGATAAGGAAGCACTAGCACTCTATCGCCAAAACGGATTTCAAACTCTGGCGCAACTCACCTACTGGGAGATTGCTCCCGCTTTGTTGCAAGAATTGGCGTTAGGGGAACCAGATTTACCTAACTTATTACCAATCGGTAATGCCGATGCCCAACTGCTCTATCAACTCGATACAGCCTCCATGCCTCCTTTAGTGAGGCAAGTCTTCGATCGCAACGCCGACGACTTCAAAACGAGTTTGTTCGGTGGGTTGATCGAAGGCGTTAAACAATGGTTAAGCAAAACGGAAGTTGTCAGCGGTTATGTATTTGAACCGCAGCGCAAAGCTGCGATCGGCTATTTTCAAGTTCGTTTGTGCCGTCGCGGTCACCAGCCACACGAAGCAACGCTGACCGTTCATCCCGCCTATACTTGGCTTTATCCCGAACTGCTAACTCAACTTGCCCGCATCGCTCAAGATTTTCCTCCCCAAGCCTTGCGTCTGGCTTCAGCAGATTACCAACCAGAACGAGAAGAGTATTTACAACAAATTGGTGCAGACCGCATCGAACACACGCTGATGATGTCTCGTTCCGTCTGGCACAAGCTACGGGAATCAAAACTCGTTTCTTTGGAAGGGATGCAATGGCACGAAGTGCTGCAAGGACTGCAACCAGCCCGTAAACCCGTCCCTGGAGGGATGTCATGGGCAGGACAAGGCAAGCCAGCACCAGAAACCATCCAGCCTAGCAAGCCACCATCAAGGACGGGACAGCAAAATTTACCCACAGAACAAATTAAATACGCCAGCCAGCGGGCTGACGAGATCGTCCAACCAACTGAATCCACTTCACCCAAAACAGAACGAGAGAGTGACTGA
- the ruvX gene encoding Holliday junction resolvase RuvX — protein MRSPSTGVVKTPKAFVSALGLDIGRKRIGVAGCDGTGLIATGLMTIERKSFAEDLAQLQSLVQLRRAQTIVAGLPYSMNGSLGFQARQVQKVAKRIAKALDLPLVFVDERLTSFQAEQFMYAENISPSRHKALIDRKAAAIILQQWLDTRSREQEAGSRE, from the coding sequence ATGCGATCGCCGTCCACTGGTGTGGTTAAAACGCCTAAAGCGTTTGTTTCCGCTTTGGGTCTAGATATCGGTCGCAAGCGGATTGGAGTAGCTGGTTGCGACGGTACGGGTCTGATTGCGACAGGTCTGATGACGATCGAGCGTAAATCTTTTGCTGAGGACTTAGCCCAATTACAGTCCCTCGTCCAATTGCGCCGCGCGCAAACAATAGTAGCTGGACTACCGTACTCTATGAACGGTAGTTTGGGTTTTCAAGCTCGACAAGTCCAAAAAGTGGCGAAAAGAATCGCCAAAGCGCTCGACCTCCCCTTAGTATTTGTAGACGAGCGACTGACATCTTTTCAAGCAGAACAATTCATGTACGCCGAAAATATCTCCCCCTCGCGACACAAAGCTCTGATTGATCGCAAAGCAGCTGCCATAATTCTGCAACAATGGTTAGATACAAGAAGCAGGGAGCAAGAAGCAGGGAGCAGGGAGTAG
- a CDS encoding DUF3727 domain-containing protein yields the protein MFSSAFEENNEYSNSSSVTLKDEAGRSLECYVERSLLVEDKEYLLLLPADAAVEIFAWQSHDSDEEEAVPVEDDETINSIFPTAEAVLAEQNLVLKRTAYALTVAGELPPVEESELFTLEIEDDTSDIEPEQLQLLASFYHEDQEYSVYTPLDPLLFFARLNSSGNPELLSPEEFQKLQPLLAEQLIDEMEE from the coding sequence ATGTTTTCATCGGCATTTGAAGAAAATAACGAATATTCCAATTCGAGTTCCGTCACGCTCAAAGACGAAGCAGGGCGAAGCTTAGAATGTTATGTAGAGCGATCGCTGTTGGTCGAAGACAAAGAATATCTCTTACTCCTACCCGCAGATGCAGCAGTAGAAATTTTTGCTTGGCAAAGTCATGATAGCGACGAGGAAGAAGCAGTTCCCGTAGAAGATGACGAAACCATCAATAGTATTTTTCCTACTGCTGAAGCCGTTCTCGCCGAGCAAAATCTAGTTCTCAAGCGGACAGCTTACGCTTTAACGGTAGCAGGGGAATTACCTCCAGTGGAAGAATCAGAATTGTTTACGCTGGAAATTGAAGATGATACCAGCGATATAGAACCAGAGCAACTGCAACTGCTAGCTAGTTTCTACCACGAAGACCAAGAGTACTCGGTTTACACGCCCCTCGATCCCTTGTTATTCTTTGCGCGGTTGAATAGCTCCGGCAATCCAGAGCTTCTGTCTCCAGAAGAGTTTCAAAAGCTACAACCGCTACTAGCAGAGCAGCTGATTGATGAAATGGAAGAATAG